Proteins encoded in a region of the Coregonus clupeaformis isolate EN_2021a chromosome 9, ASM2061545v1, whole genome shotgun sequence genome:
- the LOC121573815 gene encoding heat shock protein beta-1, whose product MADHNKVLLRPLFRRDVNWDPFREWTQPSRMIMEKDFGLPPFLDPGDVNWIDWARNKLASSSWPGYTHYPLFIPSTVPPATVPPQTSARLQRQLSGGVSEIRTEQGSWRITLDVNHFSPEEISIKTKGCFLEIAGQHEEREDEHGSISRCFIRKYKLPPGVDLQHISSSLSGEGVLLVEAPLPGSATTILPSDMVIPIQIKHEQEGKE is encoded by the exons ATGGCTGACCACAACAAGGTATTACTGCGTCCTCTTTTCCGCCGAGATGTTAACTGGGATCCTTTCCGTGAGTGGACACAGCCTAGCCGCATGATCATGGAGAAGGACTTTGGCCTCCCTCCCTTCCTGGATCCAGGCGATGTGAACTGGATAGACTGGGCTAGGAATAAATTGGCATCATCCTCCTGGCCAGGGTACACACACTATCCCCTCTTCATCCCCAGCACTGTTCCACCTGCTACAGTGCCACCCCAGACTTCAGCCAGGCTTCAGAGGCAACTGTCTGGAGGAGTGTCAGAGATCAGGACGGAACAGGGCAGTTGGAGGATCACCCTGGATGTCAATCACTTCTCACCAGAGGAGATATCAATCAAAACCAAGGGATGCTTCCTGGAGATTGCAG GTCAACATGAAGAAAGGGAAGACGAACATGGATCAATCTCAAGGTGCTTTATAAGGAAATACAA GCTGCCCCCTGGTGTGGACTTGCAGCACATCAGCTCatctctgtctggtgaaggggttCTCTTAGTGGAAGCACCTCTGCCAGGCTCAGCTACCACCATCCTCCCCAGTGACATGGTCATCCCCATTCAGATCAAGCACGAGCAGGAGGGGAAAGAGTGA
- the LOC121573808 gene encoding serine/threonine-protein kinase TAO3, which translates to MSGYKRTRRQHQKQLIALENRLKAEMDEHRLRLQKEVETHANNTYIELERLAKRHAVHTDKELKAATAEEKRIQQQIIAQQKKELTTFLDNQKREYRLCKEKIKEEMYEDPSTPKEEKQERLSRHKETVQRSQADDEAHLLDQQRLVYDRSCRALKRRTLVRRHEFEQEQMREELNKKKTQKEMEQALMIRQDESTQELERRQLQTLQRLRVDLIRLQHQTELENQEEYNGRRQRELHRKHALEQRQQPRNLKMLEMQIKKQFQDTCKVQNKQYKALRNHQLEVSPKSEHKAILKSLKEEQTRKLAVLAEQYEQSINEMMASQAMRLEEEQQRECQALKQQLQQEVELLDAYQSKTKAQTEAQHEQELQKLEQEVSLRRAHLEQKIEEELASLQKERTERIKHLFERQEREMDAFDAESARLGFGSLGSLDFPKEDDR; encoded by the exons ATGTCTGGTTATAAGCGCACGCGGCGGCAGCACCAGAAGCAGCTGATCGCCCTGGAGAACAGGCTGAAGGCGGAGATGGATGAGCATAGGCTCCGGTTGCAGAAAGAAGTGGAGACCCACGCCAACAACACTTACATAGAACTGGAGAGACTGGCCAAACGGCATGCCGTTCACACAGACAAAGAG TTAAAGGCAGCTACAGCAGAGGAGAAGAGGATCCAGCAACAGATCATTGCCCAGCAAAAGAAGGAGCTGACCACCTTCTTAGACAACCAGAAAAGAGAGTACAGGCTCTGTAAAGAGAAGATCAAAGAG GAGATGTATGAGGACCCCAGTACGCCCAAGGAGGAGAAGCAGGAGCGTCTGTCCAGACACAAGGAGACGGTGCAGCGCTCGCAGGCTGACGATGAGGCCCACCTCCTTGACCAGCAGAGGCTGGTCTATGACAGGAGTTGCCGGGCCCTGAAACGCAGGACACTGGTCAGGAGGCACGAGTTTGAACAGGAGCAAATGAGAGAG GAGCTGAATAAGAAGAAGACCCAGAAGGAGATGGAGCAGGCCCTGATGATCCGACAGGACGAGTCCACTCAGGAGCTGGAGCGCAGGCAGCTGCAGACGCTGCAGAGGCTCCGTGTTGATCTGATCCGCCTGCAGCACCAGACCGAGTTGGAGAACCAGGAGGAGTACAACGGCCGGCGGCAGAGAGAGCTGCACAGGAAGCACGCCCTGGAACAGAGGCAGCAGCCCCGGAACCTCAAG ATGTTGGAGATGCAGATCAAGAAACAGTTCCAGGACACGTGTAAGGTGCAGAACAAGCAATACAAAGCCCTGAGGAACCATCAGCTTGAGGTCTCTCCTAAGAGTGAGCACAAGGCCATCCTAAAGTCACTGAAGGAGGAGCAGACACGCAAGCTCGCGGTGCTGGCCGAGCAGTACGAGCAGAGCATCAATGAGATGATGGCCTCACAAGCG ATGCGTCTGGAGGAGGAGCAGCAAAGAGAGTGCCAGGCGTTGAAGCAGCAGCTGCAGCAGGAGGTGGAGCTCCTGGATGCCTACCAGAGCAAGACCAAGGCCCAGACAGAAGCCCAACACGAGCAGGAGCTGCAGAAGCTGGAGCAGGAAGTCTCCTTACGCAGGGCCCACCTGGAACAAAAG ATTGAAGAGGAGCTGGCCTCACTTCAGAAGGAACGCACTGAAAGGATCAAGCACCTGTTTGAACggcaggagagggagatggaCGCTTTCGATGCAGAGAGCGCTAGGCTGGGGTTTGGGAGCTTAGGATCACTGGACTTCCCCAAGGAGGACGACAGATGA